In Asterias rubens chromosome 10, eAstRub1.3, whole genome shotgun sequence, the following proteins share a genomic window:
- the LOC117295686 gene encoding angiogenic factor with G patch and FHA domains 1-like has protein sequence MEPNVDKPEDTDMEATSSEVSGLKEELAETKEKLATVQEELAVSEESRNKLEKYNEELLEKVETLSQELLEVRGTLKKSVKDVSCQIDPIIDMTTSDVTSTDRVVPSDWVMEEQTAGTSSQSVADSVKAAAEAAVNRSGFVLDTTSGMYYDCNSGYYYDQVNKLYYDPNSGIYYYFDERSSSYQFHSQVELPASYGARQKHSGKGRGRGFEKKTGKRRVEETRERKDSAYDEDCEIVEMEQDTRQGQKQKRRRTGLLIDLGRSPEENERVKSRRDRREVKLRKKHRSHSQEEVRGDVEVVKSRHGHNRRKQSRERRRKQRLEGHSRKKAKKSEGKRRRSKEDDHSYHRTQNELMVTEVLSEGEIGVDEGPDEEVESNSQVRPEQEDEKLHSKKDQRPLENEKVKKATQKDAQTSPETGRGSSEGSTAKDDSQSGEEVKTDEDKGQQAKCQGSAEQEGDNAAVVPNLETEAGEVEPATETNLEIGSKGDKAEDNSYEEIGEDVMIIEEDGEEFIVLSSDELEEGELSESESSGSDFSDTSSYESDSDISDDELEEIDLDSDNSTGIEVLKVDYPPCIRMIVTKSDTIKPLGSLFIVTCSGGTIGREGSSHILLIPSVKVSKRHAQIVYESEERQYTIKDLGSQNGTIINGKAISEQRVVSEPHPLSHRDYITIGGTTIRLHIHAGDETCDECEPGQVQALIAIQQQNEPGTASSSTKQDKEQQRKKELRQLKKKFNLTKDDFVNKDPSLMNSAYADRAGDRRRTVGSDNPYQPHDEPASVDRAISSTNLGHKLLSKMGWSEGQSLGKNDQGIKEPIKAMVHTKNAGLGAGMVQSLDQVPFIRRRNNEKWDRARKRYNLVNPPGSFITKAGRHSKRRRPGYKVEQTS, from the exons ATGGAG CCTAATGTGGACAAGCCAGAAGATACTGACATGGAGGCCACGAGTTCAGAGGTCTCAGGTCTCAAAGAAGAACTTGCTGAGACAAAGGAAAAGCTGGCAACAGTTCAGGAGGAACTTGCTGTTTCTGAGGAGTCCAGAAACAAGTTGGAGAAATACAACGAGGAATTGCTAGAGAAG GTGGAAACATTGAGTCAAGAATTACTTGAAGTCCGCGGAACTCTGAAGAAATCTGTGAAGGATGTCAGTTGTCAGATAGACCCAATAATTGATATGACAACATCGGACGTAACCTCGACAGATAGAGTCGTCCCATCAGATTGGGTCATGGAAGAACAAACAGCT GGTACGTCATCTCAGTCTGTAGCTGATAGTGTAAAGGCTGCCGCTGAGGCTGCTGTTAATAGGAGTGGCTTTGTCTTGGATACAACGTCCGGCATGTACTATGATTGCAACTCCGGTTACTACTACGATCAG gtgAACAAACTATATTACGATCCCAACTCTGGAATTTACTACTACTTCGATGAAAGGTCTTCCTCGTACCAGTTCCATTCTCAAGTGGAACTCCCAGCATCCTATGGGGCAAGACAGAAGCATTCTGGGAAGGGTCGGGGTCGAGGTTTCGAGAAGAAGACCGGGAAAAGACGAGTGGAGGAGACAAGAGAG AGGAAAGACAGCGCTTATGATGAAGACTGTGAAATTGTCGAGATGGAACAGGATACCAGACAAGGACAGAAACAGAAACGCAGAAGGACTGGCTTGTTGATCGACCTCGGCAGGAGTCCCGAAGAAAACGAGCGCGTCAAATCTCGAAGAGATCGACGCGAGGTTAAACTGAGGAAGAAGCATCGCTCTCATAGTCAAGAAGAAGTGCGTGGTGATGTTGAAGTGGTCAAAAGTCGACACGGTCATAACAGGAGAAAGCAGTCTAGAGAAAGAAGACGGAAACAGCGACTCGAGGGACATTCAAGAAAGAAAGCTAAGAAGTCGGAAGGTAAACGGCGGAGGAGTAAGGAGGATGACCATAGTTACCATCGCACGCAGAATGAGCTCATGGTGACGGAGGTGCTGTCTGAGGGTGAGATTGGAGTGGACGAAGGACCCGATGAAGAGGTTGAAAGTAACAGCCAAGTGAGACCTGAACAAGAAGATGAGAAACTTCATTCTAAGAAGGATCAGAGACCCTTGGAAAATGAGAAAGTTAAGAAGGCAACTCAGAAAGACGCCCAAACCAGTCCCGAAACAGGAAGGGGTAGCTCCGAAGGATCAACCGCCAAAGATGACTCGCAGAGTGGGGAAGAGGTTAAGACGGACGAGGACAAAGGTCAACAGGCCAAATGTCAGGGGTCAGCAGAACAGGAAGGAGACAACGCCGCCGTTGTTCCCAATCTTGAAACAGAAGCGGGGGAAGTGGAACCTGCGACAGAAACGAATCTTGAAATTGGGAGCAAAGGCGACAAAGCAGAGGACAATTCCTACGAGGAGATCGGTGAAGATGTTATGATTATTGAGGAGGACGGAGAGGAATTTATCGTCTTAAGTTCGGACGAATTGGAAGAAGGAGAGTTGTCGGAGAGCGAGTCGTCTGGGTCAGACTTCAGCGATACCAGCTCTTACGAATCTGACAGCGATATATCGGATGACGAGTTAGAAGAAATAGATTTGGATTCTGATAATTCAACTGGAATAGAAG TTTTGAAGGTGGACTACCCGCCGTGTATTCGGATGATCGTGACCAAGTCGGATACCATCAAACCACTGGGATCGCTCTTCATTGTTACATGTTCAGGTGGAACAATTGGAAG AGAGGGCAGCAGTCACATTTTGCTAATTCCGAGTGTGAAGGTGAGCAAGCGTCATGCTCAGATTGTGTACGAGTCCGAAGAACGACAGTACACCATCAAAGATCTTGGCAGTCAGAATGGAACGATAATCAATGGCAAGGCAATATCAGAG CAACGTGTGGTGAGTGAACCACATCCGTTATCTCATCGTGACTACATCACCATTGGAGGTACTACGATTAGACTCCACATCCACGCTGGGGACGAAACGTGTGATGAATGTGAACCGGGACAGGTGCAAGCATTGATTGCAATCCAGCAACAGAATGAAccag gGACTGCATCATCGAGCACTAAGCAAGACAAGGAACAACAGCGCAAGAAGGAGCTTCGGCAACTCAAGAAGAAATTCAACCTAACTAAGGACGACTTTGTGAATAAGGATCCGTCCTTGATGAACTCTGCATACGCTGATCGAGCGGGTGACAGACGTCGTACAGTAGGAAGCGATAACCCGTATCAACCGCATGATGAGCCTGCTTCAGTAGATAG AGCGATAAGTTCCACTAATCTTGGTCATAAGTTGCTGTCAAAGATGGGTTGGTCAGAGGGTCAGTCGCTTGGCAAGAACGACCAAGGAATCAAAGAACCG atTAAAGCAATGGTCCACACTAAGAATGCGGGTCTCGGTGCCGGCATGGTGCAGAGTCTCGATCAAGTGCCGTTTATCAGACGCAGAAATAACGAGAAATGGGATCGAGCACGAAAGCGTTATAATCTCGTCAATCCGCCGGGGTCTTTCATAACCAAGGCAGGGCGGCACAGCAAGCGCCGCCGGCCTGGGTACAAGGTGGAGCAGACAAGTTGA
- the LOC117295684 gene encoding ultraviolet-B receptor UVR8-like yields the protein MSDNSNGDRSDIKLTESNNNSLEAGADNNNGCIVSWGCGEFGQHGQGNTNNVNAEASFMSDFYEKIKSRGKSGEISSGQAVKGLKAFACGSSHSVVVTDSDEIYTWGNGNSGQLGCGNKETHLTPQRVQLPSEGKVSPIKGVACGSRHTTLWLENGVCFSWGNNFYAQLGYDFRIENYKDNQVLPHKLSPIAHQKVKQIACGEKHTLFLYETGIVAACGSNSFGQLGSGDLEERVSPKSLESLEGVVYIACGANHSLVVTDTGELFAWGLGRACGYRRQDVLQPVRMMTRQSNVVMASGGCAHSVALTGKSIVFDTPLSRRRVVAILTGKDRSHEGAVVSL from the exons ATGAGTGATAACTCCAATGGTGACAGGAGTGATATAAAACTCACTGAATCCAACAACAATAGTCTAGAAGCTGGAGCTGATAATAACAATGGGTGTATTGTCTCGTGGGGCTGTGGGGAGTTCGGACAGCATGGCCAGGGTAACACCAACAACGTAAACGCGGAGGCATCTTTCATGAGTGACTTTTATGAGAAGATCAAATCCAGAGGAAAGTCGGGAGAGATTTCTTCAGGACAGGCTGTCAAAGGGTTGAAGGCATTTGCATGTGGATCCAGCCATTCTGTAGTTGTGACAG aTTCTGATGAGATTTATACATGGGGTAATGGCAACAGTGGTCA ACTTGGTTGTGGAAATAAAGAAACGCATCTCACACCCCAGAGGGTTCAACTACCCAGCGAAGGCAAAGTGTCGCCCATCAAAGGCGTAGCTTGTGGGAGTCGTCATACCACCCTGTGGTTAGAGAACGGCGTGTGCTTCAGCTGGGGAAACAACTTCTATGCACAGCTTGGATATGATTTCCGAATAGAAAACTATAAAGATAATCAG GTCTTGCCTCATAAGTTGAGTCCCATTGCACATCAGAAAGTCAAGCAGATAGCCTGTGGAGAGAAGCACACCTTGTTCCTGTATGAAACGGGTATCGTGGCTGCATGTGG ATCAAATAGCTTTGGACAGCTCGGATCCGGTGACCTGGAAGAGCGAGTTTCACCCAAGTCTCTGGAGTCACTAGAGGGGGTAGTTTACATTGCCTGTGGGGCAAACCATAGTTTAGTGGTTACAG ACACTGGGGAACTTTTCGCGTGGGGTTTGGGTCGAGCGTGCGGATATCGCCGGCAGGACGTCTTACAGCCAGTTCGCATGATGACTCGTCAGAGCAATGTGGTCATGGCATCGGGCGGCTGTGCACATTCAGTGGCTCTAACAGGTAAGTCCATTGTCTTTGACACTCCTTTGTCGCGGCGACGTGTGGTCGCCATATTGACTGGAAAGGATCGGtcacatgagggcgctgttgtatCACTGTGA